The sequence GAAGACCGGAGGCTTATCATCGACAAGCACATCGAGTGTTTGTTCAATTTGCCACGAATCTCCAAAGATAGCTCAACAAATCTCCGAAAATTGCTTGACGTCTGCAATAAAAATGTAGAAGCTCTTAAAAACCTGAACCTCAAACTGGAAGGCCTTGGCGAGCAAATGGTGGTCAATATTATTTCATCGCGCATGGACAAAGCTACGAGAGTTGCATGGGAGACGCGGCAGAAACCAGGAACTCTTCCGAGCTATTTGGATACGATGGCGTTTCTGAAAGAACAgtgtaaaattattgaaaaaattgaaacgaACATTAAAGTGGAAAATGTGAAACCGAAAGCGGTGTCCAAGGGGCACACGCTAGTGAATACAAGTGAACTGAAAGGTGAACTCAAATGTGCTGTTTGTAAAAGTGCCCATGAACTATGGAAATGCGAGGGCTTCAAGAAACTGAGTGTAAGTGACAAATATAGCACACTAAAGAAATCCGGTTGCTACTTCAATTGCTGGCAGAAAGGCCACCGGACAAATGGATGTACTTCGTCGCATAGTTGCCGTGAATGTGGCAAACGCCACCATACGTCGCTGCACGCCGCTGACGCAACCAGTTGCAAATTGGACGACTCGAAAAATGCTGCCAGGAATACCGCTGAAAATGAAGATTCTCGATTCTCTCATAGAGACTCCGAGGCTGGCGTCCAAGAAGTTAATGTTCCTCAATCCGGCACTGCCACAACATTAAGCGTCAGTGTTGAAGGTGATACAAAGCACACATTGTTATCAACCGCGGTGGTCCAAGTCCGTGGCTCGAACTCTGTTGTGTATCCCTGCCGGGTGCTACTGGACTCTGCATCTACAGTGCATATCGTCACGGAACGTTTTGCCAATCTGTTCGCCCAGAAGAAGGAACCTGTTGACTACACCGTGAGCGAACTCAATGGGACAAACACAAGGCTTCGTCGTATGGTACGCATGACACTCGAGTCCTGCATGGGCGACTTCATGGCTGAATTGGAATTTCTCGTGGCACCGAAGATTACAAGTGACATTCCAGAAAGATCCTTCGATACATCATCGTGGTCCATTCCGGCGAACATAGAGTTAGCTGATCCGTACTTCCATCGAAGAGGACGCATTGATATGCTCGTTGGTGCGGAGATTTTTTGGCACATAGTTAAGGATGGCCAGTTCAAACTTGGATCGAATTTACCAGTGTTGACCAAAACAGAGTTTGGTTGGATCGCTGGTGGCGTAATTTCATCTGACGCACCAGTAATAGCGCGGTCGTTTTGTCAAACCGCTAATGAAGACCTGACCGAAATTCTACGAAGCTTCTACAAGCTGGAAGCTTGTGACGAGATCCAGCACACGGCTAAGGTGGTCGATGAACGATGTTTGGAACACTTCCGTGAGACCCACATACGAGATCAGGACGGAAGATACTTCGTGCGACATCCGTTAAACGATACGAAGAAACAACTTGGTGATTCTCTAAAAATGACAACGAAAAGATTCTTCTCGTTAGAGCGACGACTTGACAGGGAACCTGAAATCAAGCAGCAGTATGCTAGTTTTATGCGAGAATATGAAGACCTCGGTCACATGTAGGCTATCACGGTTGAGGAGAATGACGAGCCGAGTTCCGCTTACTACATACCACACCATTGTGTAGTTAAGCCTACTAGTACATCGACTAAATTGAGGGTTATCTTTGACGGCTCTGCAGCTACTTCATCCGGAGTAGCGATCAACGATGCTCTTATGACGGGACCGAACATTCAGAACGATTTGTTTTCGATTCTGTTGAATTATCGCAGCTATAGGTATGTGTTTACAGTGGATGTCATCAAAATGTTCCGACAGGTTGGTGTTCTACCCCCGGACACTGCATATCAACGGATAGTGTGGCGCTATAATCGTAACGAGCCTCTAAAGTTTTATGAACTCGTGACAGTAACCTATGGACTGGCATCCTCTCCATTCCAAGCCACTATGGCACTGCGACAGGCAGCTGAAGACCACCAAAACGAATTCCCTCGAGCAGCCAAGGAAGAGCAGGAAGAGCACATAtacactgctaaaaaaatcCATATCCGGTTTATGTGTGAGCtatatagatttttgcaattagttcataacaataaattttatgtgtgagcCTCATAAATAATGTATAAGTCTCGGAACATAAAACGAATTATTTATTGCGATATACCTTATTAGAATCATTTATGAACTTTGAAAGAATTTGTTTATACATATTATCAGCTTTTCTCAATGAAACATATGATTATGGAAGCATTAAAATAAAAtcacttgaatatttttttaaaatattttttgaatttattcctATAAACATTATAAATCAGTATATGGTACACACTATGAATTTGGGTTTACCGGTAATAATTGAAATTCACAAATGTTTGGAGCTGACATCATTTTCAAGCACTAGGCATAAACATAATTGGCggagttgaaaaaaatcagtcgCAAAACGTCCAACATTAAACATGTGTCGTTATAGCAGCATCGAAAGATATCAATTCGACACATGATAACACATCCTCATTGCAGTTGATCACTCTGCTGATGACCTCGCTGATGACAGGCTTGCAGTGATAATTTTTTATCGGTACAAAATGGTATTATCGCCGTAGGTTTAATTTTCGTATCGACCTCGGTTGCCTCATTTATGTTGGTTTTGGTAGCAATGGAACTTGCACATCAGTGTTTGTATCGATTTCCTCAGGAAGAACTGCATCGTGAATTAGGATGTTCAAGTTCTTCGGGTCGAGCTTCGGGTAAATAGCCAACGCCTACGACAGCGCTGCTCTGCCAGTTTGCACAGCACCTGATTGCAGAAGATGAGTCCTATGCCTAGTGTGGACAATTAGAAAATCGCAATTATTTTATGCCGTATGAACTATGCTGCCgtaaatcgcatatttgtcccatctttgctgggtttcttattcatatgggacaaatatgcgattcacggaaGTATAGGTAGTAGAATCTATCTATAGTGTGATCTGAGTTACAAgctttttattataaaaaaacatcTCAGTAAATAACATCAACatgattaaaaaaatcttacctTCATTGCACGAAAAAAGAACTTGACCGTTATTTCATTCTCGTTGTGGGCAGAAGAGTAATATCCGTCATCGCAC comes from Armigeres subalbatus isolate Guangzhou_Male chromosome 2, GZ_Asu_2, whole genome shotgun sequence and encodes:
- the LOC134209913 gene encoding uncharacterized protein LOC134209913 is translated as MVVNIISSRMDKATRVAWETRQKPGTLPSYLDTMAFLKEQCKIIEKIETNIKVENVKPKAVSKGHTLVNTSELKGELKCAVCKSAHELWKCEGFKKLSVSDKYSTLKKSGCYFNCWQKGHRTNGCTSSHSCRECGKRHHTSLHAADATSCKLDDSKNAARNTAENEDSRFSHRDSEAGVQEVNVPQSGTATTLSVSVEGDTKHTLLSTAVVQVRGSNSVVYPCRVLLDSASTVHIVTERFANLFAQKKEPVDYTVSELNGTNTRLRRMVRMTLESCMGDFMAELEFLVAPKITSDIPERSFDTSSWSIPANIELADPYFHRRGRIDMLVGAEIFWHIVKDGQFKLGSNLPVLTKTEFGWIAGGVISSDAPVIARSFCQTANEDLTEILRSFYKLEACDEIQHTAKVVDERCLEHFRETHIRDQDGRYFVRHPLNDTKKQLGDSLKMTTKRFFSLERRLDREPEIKQQYASFMREYEDLGHM